CCTTGGCGCCGGCATCGCGCAGCGCCTTGCAGAAATTGACCTTGCTGCCGCCATCGGTGGCGAGGTCCTCGACCAGCAGCGTGCGTGCGCCCTCGACGACCTCGCCCTCGATCTGGGCATTGCGGCCGAAACCCTTGGGCTTCTTGCGAACATATTGCATCGGCAGCGACAGGCGATCGGAGATCCAGGCGGCGAAGGGAATGCCGGCCGTCTCGCCACCGGCGACGATGTCGATCGATTCATAGCCGATGTCGCGCACGATGGTGGTCGCGGCGAAGTCGATCAGCGAGGATCGCAACCGCGGGAAGGAGATGATCTTGCGGCAGTCGATATAGACCGGGCTCGCCCAGCCGGAGGTGAAGATGAAGGGCTTGTCGCTATAGAAGTGGACCGCCTTGATCTCCAGCAGCATCTTGGCCGCTTCGAGCGCGATGGTGTCCCGGTCGACCGGCATGTAGAGATTGGGCATGGTCTCGTTCTCCAGGGCCAGCGCGCGCCATCCTTCGCCGTTTGCAGGCGTTGGCGCGGCTCGTGTCAAATTCGCAAACGGCCCCTTCTCGACAGGTTGCCGGTGAAGGTCAATCCCCGCTGTGCACTGTCCCCGGCAGGATTGTTTCGATGTGCTCGCGCGGCCCCGCCAAGGCGGCTATGGAAGGCCAGCTCGCCGGCGGATTCGTTTGGCGGGCAGGTCAGCACAGGGGCAGGTCATGAGCGTTACGGAACTCTTCGGCAGCACGGAAGCCAAGGCGGCCACCCCGACGCAGACCCTGACGATCCGCCGTCCCGACGACTGGCATGTCCATCTGCGCGACGGCGCCATGCTGAAGGCGGTGCTGCCCTTTACCGCCGCCCAGTTCAAACGCGGCATCATCATGCCGAACCTGGTGCCGCCGGTGACATCAGTCGACGCGGCCTTCGCCTATCGCGAGCGCATCCTCGCGGCACGACCGGAGGGCAACGATTTCACCCCGCTGATGACCTGCTATCTCACCGACTCGACCAATCCGGACGAGATCGAGCGCGGCTTCCGCGAGGGCGTTTGGGCTGCCGCCAAGCTCTATCCCTCGGGCGCCACGACCAATTCCCATCATGGTGTCACCAATATTCCGAAGCTCGCCCCGGTGCTGGAGCGGATGGAAAAGGTCGGCATGCCGGTCCTCGTCCATGGCGAGGCGACCGACCCGGCCGTCGACATCTTCGACCGCGAGGCGGTGTTCATGGAGACCGAGATGCTGCCGCTGCTGAAGCGGCATCAGGGCCTCAAGGTCGTGGTCGAGCACGTCACCACGGCCGAGACGGTCGAGCTGGTGCGCGCTCATGCCGGCCGGGCGGCGGGCACGGTGACGCCGCATCACCTGATCATCAACCGCACCTCGATCTTCCAGGGCGGGCTCCGGCCGCATCTCTATTGCCTGCCGGTCGCCAAGCGCGAGCGCCATCGCCTCGCTCTGCGCAAGGCTGTCACCTCCGGCGACGGCAATTTCTTCATCGGCACCGACACCGCCCCGCATCTGCGCAGCGCCAAGCAGGCCGAATGCTGCTCGGCCGGCGTCTTCGGCGGCGCCACCGCCCTCCAGACCTATGTCCAGGTCTTCGACGACGAGGGCGCACTTGCCCATTTCGAGGCCTTCGCCTCGGAGAACGGCGCGCGCTTCTACGGGCTGCCGCTGAACGAGGGCACGATCACGCTGGAGAAGCGGCCCTGCCGGGTCTCGCCGACCGTGGCCGTCGGCGAGGAAGACGTCGTCATCTTCCGTGGCGGCGAGGAATTGCCCTGGTCGCTGGGCGAGGTCAGGGGCTGAACCTCGACGTCATGCTCGCCCTTGTGGCGAGCATCCACATCTTGAACACAGCCTGCGCTCTATGAAGCGAAGACGTGGATGGTCGGGACAAGCCCGACCATGACGGGAAGGTACGTCCGCGCGCTGATGCTCAGCCCGCCGCAGCCGGCTCGATCAACTTCGCAATGTTGAGCAGTTGCTGGTCCCGTCCGGCGACCGCGCTCAGCATCAATCCGCCAGAGAGCTTGTCGCCGAGCGGCATCGGCAGCGAGATCGAGCACAGGTCGAACAGGTTGCCGAAGGCCGGGTTGCGCAGGATCAGCCGGTTCGCGTTGAAGAAGGCCTCGTCACCGGCCTCCATTGCCGCGATCGTCGGCGCCTCGATCGGCACGGTCGGCGCCAGGAAGCCGTCGAGCCCGTCGAGCTGAGCCGCGAACCTGGCGATCAGAGAGCGGCGCTTTTCCATGGCGATGATGTAGTCGGCCGCCTTGCACGGCACGCCGATGGCGATGCGGGCCGCAACGCGCCGGTCATAGGAATCGGCCTTGCTGGCCATGAGGTCGCGATGTACCGCCGCGGCCTCGATCGTGACGAGCGGCACCGGAGCGATCGCCAGCATCTCCTTGTAGAACCCGTCGAGATCGACCGGCTCGACCGCGATGCCGAGCCGCGTCACGCGTTCGATCGCCGCCTCATAGGCCTTGGCGACGGACGGATCGGCCTCGGCCAGGAAGCCGCCGCGCGCCACGCCGAGGCGGATACGGGCCGGCGAGAGCCCGTCCGCGAGGTCGAAGGGCCGGTCGGCGAGCACCGAGAGCAGGCGCGCGCAGCCGGCGACATCCTTGGCCAGCGGGCCGATCGAGTCGAGGCTCGGCGCCAGCGGGAAGCAGCCCTCGTCGGGAACCGTCTTATGCGTCGGCTTCATCCCGGTGATGCCGTTGAAGGCGGCAGGGATCCGGCAGGAGCCGCCGGTGTCGGTGCCGACCGTCAGCTCCGACGAGCCTTCCGCCACGGAGACCGCCGCGCCGGAGGAGGAGCCGCCGGGGATGCGCGCCTTGTCGACGGCACTGCCCGGCGTGCCGAAGGTGTTGTTCAGGCCGATGCCGGAGAAGGCGAACTCGGTCATGTTGGTCTTGCCGATGATCACTGCGCCGGCCCGGCGCAGTCGCGCCACCGAGGGCGCATCCTGAGCCGCGGGGGCTGCGCCCTTCAGTGCGCTCGAGCCGGCCCAGGTCGTGATGCCCTTCACGTCGAGCAGGTCCTTGACCGAGACGATCGTGCCGTCGATCGCGCTCAGCTGCAGCCCGGCCTCGCGGCGGCGATCGGCGGCGTCGGCCTCGACGCGCGCCGTGTCGGTGAGGAGCTTGGTGAACACCGGGGTGCCGTCGCCGATGCGGGCGAGATTGGCTTCGAGCTTGTCGCGGACGCTGCGGGACATCGGGCGGACCTGGCTGGTGGGTGGGCGCGCGGCGGGTGCCGGCGCATCTGGTTAGGCCAGTTCGCGATGTGATGGAACCGCCGGCCCGTCATCCCGGCCTTGCGTGGGGCTAGGCCGCTTGCTCGGGCTGATGGGCGAGCGCTTCCGCGGCGATGCCACCAGGGCAGGGCAACAGCGGCTTGCCTTGAAGCAGCGCGTTCCGGGCGAATAGTTCGGCAAGCCAGTCGACGAAGACGCGGACCTTGTTGGAGAGATGGCGGTTCGGCGGATAGATAATGTGCAGCGGCTTCGGCTTGGTGCACCAATCGGTCAGGATCGGCACAAGCCGGCCAGAGGCGATGTGCGCCATCGCCATGAAGGTCGGCACCTGCATGACGCCGAGCCCCGCCAGTCCGGCGGCGACATAGCCGGTGCCGTCGTTCAGGGAGACGACATGGTCGCCCTGGATTTCGATCGTCTCCTTCGGGCTGGCGAAGGTGAAGGGCATGATGCGGCTGGTGCCGGCCCGGCGATAGCCGATCGTGAGATGGCCATCCTCCAGATCGCGCGGGTGCCGCGGCGTGCCGTGCTTGGCGAGATAGCCCGGCGTCGCACAGGTGATCAGCATCATCTCGCCGATGCGGCGGGCGATCAGGCTCTGGTCGTCGATCGCGCCGGCACGGATGGCGAGGTCGAGATTCTCGCCGATCAGGTCGGCTGGCCGATCGGACAGGCCCATGTCGATCTGGATCTCGGGATAGCGCGCAAGGAAGCCGGGCAGGGCCGGCAGGATGATGTCGGTGGCGAACGAGGCGCTGACATCGACGCGTAGCCGCCCGCTCGGCCGGGCCTGCGAGGAGGTCATGCTCTGGTCGAGCTCGTCGATCTCGCCGAGCACGCGCAGCGCCCGCTCGTAATAGGCGGCGCCATCCATCGTCACGGTGACGCGGCGCGTCGTGCGGTTGAGCAACTGCGCGTGCAGATGCCCTTCGAGCTGTTGGATCAGCTTGGTCACGGTCGGCTTGGGCAGGTCGAGCAGTTCCGCGGCGCGGGTGAAGGTGCCGACTTCGACGACGCGCACGAAGGCGCGCATGGCGTTGAGCTGATCCATGTCGAGGCTCCGGATGATCCGTCGATTGTTTCCATATGGAAATAATGTAGGAGCAGAACGGCAGTTTATTAAGCGGAGAGCATCACCTAAATCGTGATGCACCGCAACATTCGTCAGGCGTCACCGCCATGCTCGCTCCGTCCGTCCCCGAAAGCCGCTATCGCCGCGCCGTCTTCTGGCGCGAGCAGAGCGTCGCGGTCGGGCGCGACAAGCTCGCCGGGCGGCTCTATGCGCCCGCAGCCGTGCCGGACGAGGCGGGCCTCGTCGTTCATCTGCATGGCGGCACGTTTGACAGCGGCACTCTTGCTTCCGGTGAAGCTGTCGCGACCACGCTGGCCGAGGCCGGCGCGATCGTGATCTCGCTGCCTTATCCGCTCGCCCCCGCCAATCCGTTCCCGCAGGCGCTCGAAGCCTCCTATGCTGCGCTCGAGAAGATCGCCCGCGACAAGGCGCGCTGGGTCGGCAAGAACGCGCCGCTCTATGTGGCGGGCGAGGAGGCCGGCGGCAATCTCGCCGCGGCGCTCGCCATGATGGCGCGCGATCGGCACGGGCCGCCGCTCGCCGGCCAGATCCTGTTCTCGCCGATGCTCGATTCCTGCCTCGGCACCTATTCCTTCCGCAATGCCGAGGCTGGCCCGGTCGGCTGCCGCTGGGCCGACGGCTGGCACGCCTATCTCGGCTCGCCCGAGAAGGCGGCTCATCCTTACGCCGCCCCGGTCAATGCCGTCAGGCTGACCGGGCTCGCTCCCGCGCTGATCGTCACGGCCGAGGACGACCTGCTGCGCGACGAGAGCATCAACTATGCCCACCGGCTGAAGGCAGCCGGCGTCGACACCACCATCCGCGTCGTCGGCGGTCCGAGCCGCTGGCCGGACGCCTTCGCCGAAGGGCCCTGCGACGGCACCTGCCTGTGCGCGGCCTGTCACCACGTCAGCGAGTTCTTCACCGCGACCGCGCCGTCCTAGCGGCTGCATCGCCCCCGCTCTTTCGATCTCTCTCCACGAAGGAATGAACCCATGATTCTGGGAACGATCCGTCATGCCCTGTTGGGCGTTACTCTGGCTGCCGGCGTCTCGCTCGCGGCTCTCGCCGTCGCTGTCCACGGCTCGAACACGGCGCAGGGCGACACGGCCCCCGCCGCGCCGGCCGCAACCCCGGTCTCGGTCGCCACGGTCGAGCAGCGCGAATTGGTCAGTTGGGCCGAGTTCTCCGGCCGGCTCGAGGCGATCGAGCGTGTCGAAATCCGCTCGCGCGTCTCCGGCGTGGTCGAGCAGGTGCACTTCTCGCAAGGCGCGCTGGTCAGGCAGGGCGACCTGCTCGTCAGCATCGACCAGGCGCCCTACCAGGCCGAGTTCGAGCGTGCCCAGGCGCAGTTGCTCGCCGCCGAGGCGCGCGTTGCGCTCGCTGCGGGCGAGCATGAGCGCGGCCAGAAGCTGATGTCGACGCAGAACGTCTCGCAGCGCGACCTCGACACCAGGCTGAATGCGCTGCGCGAGGCGCAGGCCAACGAGCGCGCCGCCCGCGCCGCGCTGCAGTCGGCGCGGCTCAACCTCGACTACACCCAGATCCGCGCCCCGATCGGCGGCCGCATCGGCCGACTGGAAGTCACCGTCGGCAACCTCGTCGCCGCCGGTGCCAATGCGCCGCTGCTGACGACTTTGGTCTCGGTCGATCCGGTCTATGCCGGCTTCAACGCCGATGAGGGCTCGCTGCTGAAGGCGCTGGCGACGCTGCCGGCTGAGCCCGGCAAGCCGCGCGACCTCAAGCGCATCCCGGTGCAGATGACGACCGCGGCGAACGAGGCTGCGCCGGTCTCCGGCCATCTCAACTTCGTCGACAATGGCATCGACGCCGCGACCGGTACGGTCCGCGTCCGGGCGATCTTCGACAACAAGGACGGCGCGCTGATGCCCGGCCAGTTTGTGCGCCTGCGCATGGGCCAGGCCAAGTCCGAACCGGCGCTGGTCATCAACGAGCGGGCTGTCGGCACCGACCAGAACAAGAAGTTCGTCTTCGTCGTCGGCAAGGACCACAAGGCCCAGTGGCGCGAGGTCACCCTCGGCACCGCTGCCGAGGGCCTGCGCATCGTCACCAGCGGGCTGGAAGCGGGCGAGCAGATCGTCGTCAACGGCCTGCAGCGTATCCGCCCTGGCGCCTCCGTCGCCCCCGAGCAGGTGCCGATGGCCGAGCGCTCCGAACTGAAGAAGCCCACGACCGAGCTCGCGCAGCGCTAAGGCGCGCGATCCCATCCCAGTTCTATCGCCCCGCCGGCCGCTTCGGGACCGGCGGGGTCGCCGCCTTGAAGGGGCACCCCCATGAACCTCTCGAAGTTCTTCATCGACCGGCCGATCTTCGCCGGTGTCCTCTCCGTCCTGATTTTCCTCGCCGGCCTGCTGGCGCTGCGGGCCCTGCCGATCTCGGAATATCCCGAGGTCGTGCCGCCCACCGTGGTGGTGCGCGCGCAATATCCCGGCGCCAATCCGCGCGTCATCGCCGAGACCGTGGCGACGCCGATCGAGGAGCAGATCAACGGCGTCGAGGGCATGCTCTACATGTCGAGCCAGGCGACGACCGACGGCGTGATGACGCTGAACGTCACCTTCAAGCTCGGCACCGACCCGGACAAGGCTCAGCAGCTGGTCCAGAACCGGGTCTCGCAGGCTGAGCCGCGCCTGCCGGAGGAGGTGCGCCGGCTCGGCGTCACCACCATCAAGAGCTCGCCGGACCTGACGATGGTGGTGCACATCACCTCGCCGAACGGCCGCTACGACATGACCTATCTGCGCAACTACGCCGTCCTCAACGTCAAGGACCGGCTGGCGCGCATCGACGGCGTCGGCCAGGTCCAGCTCTTCGGCTCGGGCGACTATTCGATGCGCGTCTGGCTCGACCCGCAAAAGGTTGCCGAGCACGGCCTCTCGCCCTCCGACATCGTCCGCGAAATCCGGGCCCAGAACGTCCAGGCTGCTGCCGGCGTCATCGGCGCTTCGCCGAGCGGGCCGGGGCTCGATCTGCAGCTCTCGGTCAATGCGCAAGGCCGCCTCGCCAGCGAGGAGGAGTTCGGCGAGATCATCGTCAAGACTGCCGCGAGCGGCGCGGTGGTGCGCCTGAAGGACGTCTCCCGCATCGAACTGGGCGCCGCCGAATACGCGCTGCGCTCGCTGCTCAACGGCAAGTCGGCCGTCGCCGTGCCGGTCTTCCAGGCGCCGAACTCGAACGCCATCGCCATCGCCGACCGCGTCCAGGAGACGATGCGCGAGATCAAGCAGAACATGCCTGAGGGCGTGGACTACTCAATCGTCTACGACACCACCCAGTTCGTTCGCGCCTCGATCAAGGCGGTGATCTCGACGCTGCTCGAGGCGATCGCGCTGGTCGTGCTCGTCGTCATCGTCTTCCTGCAGACCTGGCGCGCCTCGATCATCCCGCTCGTCGCCGTGCCGATCTCGGTCGTCGGCACCTTTGCGGTGATGTACCTCTTCGGCTTCTCGATCAATGCGCTCTCGCTGTTCGGCCTCGTGCTGGCGATCGGCATCGTCGTCGACGACGCCATCGTCGTGGTCGAGAACGTCGAGCGCAACATCGAGAACGGCCTGTCCCCGCGCGAAGCCACCTACAAGGCGATGCGCGAGGTCTCCGGCCCGATCATTGCGATCGCGCTCGTCCTCGTCGCAGTCTTCGTCCCGCTCGCCTTCATCAGCGGCCTGACCGGCCAGTTCTACCGCCAGTTCGCGCTCACCATCGCGATCTCGACGGTGATCTCGGCGATCAACTCGCTGACCCTGTCGCCGGCGCTCGCCGCACTGCTGCTGCGTGGCCATGACGCCCCCAAGGATGCGCTGACCCGCGGCATGGACTTCCTGTTCGGCTGGTTCTTCCGCGGCTTCAACCGCTTCTTCAACCGCAGCTCCGAAGCCTATGGCGGCGGCGTCACCCGCATCCTCGGCCGCAAGACCGTGATGCTCGTGGTCTATGCCGGCCTCGTCGGCCTGACCGTCATGCTCTTCCAGAAGGTGCCGTCGGGCTTCGTGCCGGGCCAGGACAAGCAGTACCTCGTCGGCTTCGCCCAGCTGCCCGACGCGGCGACGCTCGACCGCACCGAGGACGTCATCCGCAGGATGGACGCGATCGCGCTGAAGCATCCCGGCGTCGAGAACGCGATCTCCTTCCCGGGCCTGTCGATCAACGGCTTCACCAATTCGTCCAATGCCGGCATCGTCTTCGTCGGCCTGAAGCCCTTCGACCAGCGCAAGGACCCTTCGCTCTCGGGCAACGCCGTCGCCATGCAGCTCAACACGGAGTTCGCCGGCATCAAGGAGGCGTTCATCGCGATGTTCCCGCCGCCGCCCGTCCAGGGCCTCGGCACCATCGGCGGCTTCAAGCTGCAGATCGAGGATCGGGCCGGCCTCGGCTACAAGGCGCTCGACGAGGCGACCAAGGCCTTCATGGCCAAGGCCGCCGTGGCGCCCGAGCTCGCCGGCATGTTCTCGAGCTTCCAGGTCAACGTGCCCCAGCTCTATGCCGACATCGACCGCACCAAGGCGCGCCAGCTCGGCGTTCCCGTCACCGATGTCTTCGAGACGCTGCAGATCTATCTGGGCTCGTCCTATGTGAACGACTTCAACAAGTTCGGCCGCACCTACACGGTGCGCGTCCAGGCCGATGCGCCCTACCGCGCCTATCAGGAGGATATCGGCAAGCTCAAGGTCCGCTCGAATTCGGGCGAGATGGTCCCGCTCTCGGCCGTGCTCAACGTGCGCACCGATGCCGGCCCCGAACGCGCCATGCGCTATAACGGCTTCCTCAGCGCCGACATCAATGCCGGCCCGGCCCCGGGCTTCTCCTCGGGCCAGGCGCAGGACGCCGTCACCCGCATCGCCGCCGAGACCCTGCCCAAGGGCTTCGCCTTCGAATGGACCGAGCTGACCTATCAGGAGATCCTGGCCGGCAATTCCGCCATCCTGGTCTTCCCGGTCGCGATCCTGCTCGTCTTCCTGGTGCTGGCAGCGCAATACGAGAGCCTGACCCTGCCGGTGGCGATCCTCCTGATCATCCCGATGGGCCTGCTCGCGGCGATGGCCGGCGTCTGGTGGAGCGGCGGCGACAACAACGTCTTCACCCAGATCGGCCTCGTCGTCCTGGTCGGACTATCGGCCAAGAACGCCATCCTGATCGTCGAATTCGCGCGCGAGCTCGAATTCGAGGGCAGGACGCCGGTCGAGGCCGCGATCGAGGCCAGCCGCCTGCGCCTGCGGCCGATCCTGATGACCTCGCTCGCCTTCGTCATGGGCGTGGTGCCCCTCGTGCTCTCGACCGGGGCGGGCGCCGAGATGCGCCAGGCCATGGGCATCGCGGTCTTCGCCGGCATGATCGGCGTCACCGCCTTCGGCATCTTCCTGACGCCGGTCTTCTACGTGCTGATGCGGAAGTTGTCGGGGAACAAGCCGCTCAGGCAGCATGGGGTGGAGGAGAAGGGGGAGATGGCTGAGGCGGCGTGAGGAGTGGCCGGCGGGGTTGCGGGTGGCCGCGACCCCTGCCGGAATGGCCTTCTCTTATCGATCGGCGGGCTTTTTTCGCGATGCTTTAATCTCGTCACCTTTCCCGAGGACGTGTTTTGCGCCGTCGAGTCCTTTCGGATGAGGGCCTGCCCATATGAGGTAGTAGAGATGCCCGCCTTTAGTGTTGCGGATTAGCCGCGCCGGCGACACGTGGCCGAAGGTGTCCTTGAGCCGCTGAAGATACCAAGAGAGCAGGCGTTTCCCGCTGTCGTCCAACTTGGTCGTGCTCGACCCGAAGAGGTCGTCTTTCGCCTCATAGGCGTGTTCGCGCCAATCCGGTGAACCGAAGAACTCGTCCAATGTTGCGGCCCAGTTGGCGGGGACGTCGCCAGTCCTGACCAGAAACCGCTGAATGGCCATACCGAGTGGAAAGTTGATGATGACTTCGAATACCCTGGTCTTGGCCAGTGCCTCGAGTGTCGACCACGGGATGTGCATGCCGAATGGGTCGACGAACACCACCCCGCGATATGATCGCCAAATGCCTTTGGAGGCTAGGATCGCGAGCAGTTCCGTCGATGCGTCGCCTTCACGGACGATGATGCGACGCTTGTCCCCGTACTCCTCCGCGAGCGCGTTCAATTCGGCGACGCGGACCGGGTTACGCTCGATGAAGGTGTAGCTGCTAAATGGGTTGGCGATGTCGAGCGCGACCCGCGGCGAGCCCTTCAGGAACTCGCCAGCTTCTTCCACGGCCTCGACCATTGGGACAACGTCGTCGAAGAAATTCTCGGGTTGTGGGTTGGAAGCCTTGGGCACCTGCCGGACTTTTGATCGTCCCGGACCGGCAAACGCGTCGATGTAGATGGTGCCCCTCAGCCAGTGCTGGTTCTTGAGCACCTTCGTGTAGAAATCGAGGTATTCCCCGAGTGCGCCCAGCTTTTCGCGGGCCCAAGGACCTACGCTGCCGTCGCTTGATTTGCTGCTCATTCGGCGGCGACTCTGCATCCCGTTACGTTAGTTGCAGGGAACTCGCTCCACTCGCGGCCGTCTAGGGTCCGACCTCCAGATTTGGGCCGGAATCCCCCCCATTGTTTGAAAAAGAACGCTACGCCGGCTTGCTGACACTGGTCGCGGACCTCACGGACCCATTCCGGGTCCATTGGACGGGCACGGGGGCCACTCTCGCCTCCGACGATAACCCAATCGATCCCATTGAGGTCCAGCGGCCCGATCGGCCCAATCAGAGGCTCGATCGACAGGAAGCGGGTACCGGCCGGCGTGTCTTGAAGGTGTCGAACGCGCGATTTGCGGGCACCGTCCTCGACGGATACGCCACACCAGATATGCAGTGGGCCTCGGCCGTCTCCGTACCGACGGCGAAGAAAATCCCGCATCAGTGACGACCGCTTAGTCAGCATCTGGAACGTGTGCCAATTCGCCAGTTCCATGGTGTCGAACACTTTCGAGATGAGACTGTCCGGCACATCCTTGTGGAACAGGTCGGACATCGAGTTCACGAAGATCATCTTCGGCTGCCGCCAACCGAGTGGCTGCTCCAAGCGTTCGGGCCGGAGCGTCAAATCGAATCCGTGTTCGAACGCGTTTCCAGGCACGCCGCGAAAGCGCTCCGAGAACCGTTCCGCGTAGCAGTTATCGCAGCCGGGACTGATCTTCGTGCACCCGGTGACCGGGTTCCACGTAGCGTCGGTCCACTCGATCGATGTGTCCTGCGCCATATGTCACCTAGAACATAAAGAGAACATGATGGCAATTATCATGGTGAGCAAAAGGTTAACGAATGTCCCCCGGCCCGTCGCGCCTTCGTGCATGGCGGGGTTCTCGTCGTCCGCGCTACAACGGCACATCGCCTCGGCGCAGTAGCGCCGGGCGACGACGCGTAGGGAAGGGGACCAGCCGATCCTGTGCGGGATGACGCGGATGCTCGGGCGCGACTTGGACAGCAACGACGCCGAGGGGCTGCAGAGCTACGCAGGCTCCGCGGCGACGGCGCTGAGGCCTGA
This genomic interval from Bosea sp. 29B contains the following:
- a CDS encoding orotate phosphoribosyltransferase, yielding MPNLYMPVDRDTIALEAAKMLLEIKAVHFYSDKPFIFTSGWASPVYIDCRKIISFPRLRSSLIDFAATTIVRDIGYESIDIVAGGETAGIPFAAWISDRLSLPMQYVRKKPKGFGRNAQIEGEVVEGARTLLVEDLATDGGSKVNFCKALRDAGAKVDHCFVLFYYDIFPQGREMMKEIGVGLHYLTTWWDVLKVAKASGHFEPKVLDEVESFLNEPAKWSAAHGGISDFNQAKTG
- the pyrC gene encoding dihydroorotase, translated to MSVTELFGSTEAKAATPTQTLTIRRPDDWHVHLRDGAMLKAVLPFTAAQFKRGIIMPNLVPPVTSVDAAFAYRERILAARPEGNDFTPLMTCYLTDSTNPDEIERGFREGVWAAAKLYPSGATTNSHHGVTNIPKLAPVLERMEKVGMPVLVHGEATDPAVDIFDREAVFMETEMLPLLKRHQGLKVVVEHVTTAETVELVRAHAGRAAGTVTPHHLIINRTSIFQGGLRPHLYCLPVAKRERHRLALRKAVTSGDGNFFIGTDTAPHLRSAKQAECCSAGVFGGATALQTYVQVFDDEGALAHFEAFASENGARFYGLPLNEGTITLEKRPCRVSPTVAVGEEDVVIFRGGEELPWSLGEVRG
- a CDS encoding amidase codes for the protein MSRSVRDKLEANLARIGDGTPVFTKLLTDTARVEADAADRRREAGLQLSAIDGTIVSVKDLLDVKGITTWAGSSALKGAAPAAQDAPSVARLRRAGAVIIGKTNMTEFAFSGIGLNNTFGTPGSAVDKARIPGGSSSGAAVSVAEGSSELTVGTDTGGSCRIPAAFNGITGMKPTHKTVPDEGCFPLAPSLDSIGPLAKDVAGCARLLSVLADRPFDLADGLSPARIRLGVARGGFLAEADPSVAKAYEAAIERVTRLGIAVEPVDLDGFYKEMLAIAPVPLVTIEAAAVHRDLMASKADSYDRRVAARIAIGVPCKAADYIIAMEKRRSLIARFAAQLDGLDGFLAPTVPIEAPTIAAMEAGDEAFFNANRLILRNPAFGNLFDLCSISLPMPLGDKLSGGLMLSAVAGRDQQLLNIAKLIEPAAAG
- a CDS encoding LysR family transcriptional regulator, producing the protein MDQLNAMRAFVRVVEVGTFTRAAELLDLPKPTVTKLIQQLEGHLHAQLLNRTTRRVTVTMDGAAYYERALRVLGEIDELDQSMTSSQARPSGRLRVDVSASFATDIILPALPGFLARYPEIQIDMGLSDRPADLIGENLDLAIRAGAIDDQSLIARRIGEMMLITCATPGYLAKHGTPRHPRDLEDGHLTIGYRRAGTSRIMPFTFASPKETIEIQGDHVVSLNDGTGYVAAGLAGLGVMQVPTFMAMAHIASGRLVPILTDWCTKPKPLHIIYPPNRHLSNKVRVFVDWLAELFARNALLQGKPLLPCPGGIAAEALAHQPEQAA
- a CDS encoding alpha/beta hydrolase fold domain-containing protein, whose amino-acid sequence is MLAPSVPESRYRRAVFWREQSVAVGRDKLAGRLYAPAAVPDEAGLVVHLHGGTFDSGTLASGEAVATTLAEAGAIVISLPYPLAPANPFPQALEASYAALEKIARDKARWVGKNAPLYVAGEEAGGNLAAALAMMARDRHGPPLAGQILFSPMLDSCLGTYSFRNAEAGPVGCRWADGWHAYLGSPEKAAHPYAAPVNAVRLTGLAPALIVTAEDDLLRDESINYAHRLKAAGVDTTIRVVGGPSRWPDAFAEGPCDGTCLCAACHHVSEFFTATAPS
- a CDS encoding efflux RND transporter periplasmic adaptor subunit, which translates into the protein MILGTIRHALLGVTLAAGVSLAALAVAVHGSNTAQGDTAPAAPAATPVSVATVEQRELVSWAEFSGRLEAIERVEIRSRVSGVVEQVHFSQGALVRQGDLLVSIDQAPYQAEFERAQAQLLAAEARVALAAGEHERGQKLMSTQNVSQRDLDTRLNALREAQANERAARAALQSARLNLDYTQIRAPIGGRIGRLEVTVGNLVAAGANAPLLTTLVSVDPVYAGFNADEGSLLKALATLPAEPGKPRDLKRIPVQMTTAANEAAPVSGHLNFVDNGIDAATGTVRVRAIFDNKDGALMPGQFVRLRMGQAKSEPALVINERAVGTDQNKKFVFVVGKDHKAQWREVTLGTAAEGLRIVTSGLEAGEQIVVNGLQRIRPGASVAPEQVPMAERSELKKPTTELAQR
- a CDS encoding multidrug efflux RND transporter permease subunit; this encodes MNLSKFFIDRPIFAGVLSVLIFLAGLLALRALPISEYPEVVPPTVVVRAQYPGANPRVIAETVATPIEEQINGVEGMLYMSSQATTDGVMTLNVTFKLGTDPDKAQQLVQNRVSQAEPRLPEEVRRLGVTTIKSSPDLTMVVHITSPNGRYDMTYLRNYAVLNVKDRLARIDGVGQVQLFGSGDYSMRVWLDPQKVAEHGLSPSDIVREIRAQNVQAAAGVIGASPSGPGLDLQLSVNAQGRLASEEEFGEIIVKTAASGAVVRLKDVSRIELGAAEYALRSLLNGKSAVAVPVFQAPNSNAIAIADRVQETMREIKQNMPEGVDYSIVYDTTQFVRASIKAVISTLLEAIALVVLVVIVFLQTWRASIIPLVAVPISVVGTFAVMYLFGFSINALSLFGLVLAIGIVVDDAIVVVENVERNIENGLSPREATYKAMREVSGPIIAIALVLVAVFVPLAFISGLTGQFYRQFALTIAISTVISAINSLTLSPALAALLLRGHDAPKDALTRGMDFLFGWFFRGFNRFFNRSSEAYGGGVTRILGRKTVMLVVYAGLVGLTVMLFQKVPSGFVPGQDKQYLVGFAQLPDAATLDRTEDVIRRMDAIALKHPGVENAISFPGLSINGFTNSSNAGIVFVGLKPFDQRKDPSLSGNAVAMQLNTEFAGIKEAFIAMFPPPPVQGLGTIGGFKLQIEDRAGLGYKALDEATKAFMAKAAVAPELAGMFSSFQVNVPQLYADIDRTKARQLGVPVTDVFETLQIYLGSSYVNDFNKFGRTYTVRVQADAPYRAYQEDIGKLKVRSNSGEMVPLSAVLNVRTDAGPERAMRYNGFLSADINAGPAPGFSSGQAQDAVTRIAAETLPKGFAFEWTELTYQEILAGNSAILVFPVAILLVFLVLAAQYESLTLPVAILLIIPMGLLAAMAGVWWSGGDNNVFTQIGLVVLVGLSAKNAILIVEFARELEFEGRTPVEAAIEASRLRLRPILMTSLAFVMGVVPLVLSTGAGAEMRQAMGIAVFAGMIGVTAFGIFLTPVFYVLMRKLSGNKPLRQHGVEEKGEMAEAA
- a CDS encoding three-Cys-motif partner protein TcmP, coding for MSSKSSDGSVGPWAREKLGALGEYLDFYTKVLKNQHWLRGTIYIDAFAGPGRSKVRQVPKASNPQPENFFDDVVPMVEAVEEAGEFLKGSPRVALDIANPFSSYTFIERNPVRVAELNALAEEYGDKRRIIVREGDASTELLAILASKGIWRSYRGVVFVDPFGMHIPWSTLEALAKTRVFEVIINFPLGMAIQRFLVRTGDVPANWAATLDEFFGSPDWREHAYEAKDDLFGSSTTKLDDSGKRLLSWYLQRLKDTFGHVSPARLIRNTKGGHLYYLIWAGPHPKGLDGAKHVLGKGDEIKASRKKPADR